In Janthinobacterium sp. 67, a genomic segment contains:
- a CDS encoding response regulator has translation MKVLVVDDDVVSRMVLMHLIDSCGVHDIVEAEDGAAAWEQLEGGLRPSLCFCDLRMPRLSGMELLQKIRSDSALDAMPLVLVSSANDQDTVRDAVQAGAAGYIMKPFQPEQVRQHIDACFDVSALPAEVPRDTLQRLGIDSERLLAYLTGFQGQIGAASDQVDDLLARGEPAQARQQLERLHLGCRTLGLHGAEAGMSALLQSAVLDGEQMQTALAALARSVAQQARLLQQQDRDD, from the coding sequence ATGAAAGTACTGGTGGTTGACGATGATGTCGTGTCGCGCATGGTGCTGATGCACCTGATCGACAGCTGCGGCGTGCACGATATCGTGGAAGCCGAGGATGGCGCGGCCGCGTGGGAACAGCTCGAAGGCGGCTTGCGTCCCTCGCTGTGCTTTTGCGACTTGCGCATGCCGCGCCTGTCCGGCATGGAGCTGCTGCAGAAGATCCGCTCTGACAGCGCGCTCGACGCCATGCCGCTCGTACTCGTCTCGTCGGCCAATGACCAGGACACGGTGCGCGACGCCGTGCAGGCCGGCGCCGCCGGCTACATCATGAAACCCTTCCAGCCGGAACAGGTGCGCCAGCATATCGACGCCTGCTTTGACGTTTCCGCCTTGCCGGCCGAGGTGCCGCGCGACACCTTGCAGCGGCTGGGCATCGACAGCGAACGCCTGCTGGCGTATCTGACGGGTTTCCAGGGACAGATCGGCGCCGCCAGCGACCAGGTCGACGACTTGCTGGCGCGCGGCGAACCGGCCCAGGCACGCCAGCAGCTGGAACGGCTGCACCTCGGCTGCCGCACCCTGGGCTTGCACGGCGCGGAAGCGGGCATGAGCGCGCTGCTGCAGTCGGCGGTGCTCGACGGCGAGCAGATGCAAACGGCCCTGGCGGCGCTGGCGCGCAGCGTGGCACAGCAGGCGCGCTTGCTGCAGCAACAGGACAGAGACGACTGA
- a CDS encoding AMP-binding protein: MSSDPSPTTASPQDDFARTHLPPRALWPQLCLDQPELQYPARLNCVAALLDAAVANGGGGRTAILADGQRWSYADLARQVDRIAHVLRSDLRLIPGNRVLLRGANTPMMAACLLAVLKAGCIAVPTMPLLRARELSTILAKAQVNAVLCAQGLRAELDAVPSLPAMLCFGADDGELERRMAAHAAPFAAHDTAADDVCLISFTSGTTGVPKGTMHMHRDMLAICDCFPRSMLQVRADDIFIGTPPLAFTFGLGGLLLFPLRFGAATVLLEKLTPDGLLRAIGAYQATICFTAPTFYRQMAPLAASHDLRSLRLSVSAGEALPLATRDAWQAATGLAMTDGIGATEMLHIFISATGEGIRRGAIGKAIPGYQACIVDDAGVPQPPGVTGRLAVKGPTGCRYLSDPRQREYVQNGWNLTGDTFEMDADGYFYYRSRSDDMIVSAGYNIAGPEVEEALLRHPAVAECGVVGRADAERGQIVEAHVVLKDGRQASDALAAELQDFVRQQIAPYKYPRAIRFLPSLPRTETGKLQRFKLRTDTP; this comes from the coding sequence ATGAGCAGCGACCCTTCGCCTACCACCGCATCTCCCCAGGACGACTTTGCGCGCACGCATTTGCCGCCGCGCGCACTCTGGCCGCAGCTGTGCCTTGATCAGCCCGAGCTGCAATATCCTGCGCGCCTCAATTGCGTCGCCGCGCTGCTCGATGCGGCCGTGGCCAATGGCGGCGGCGGGCGCACCGCCATCCTGGCCGACGGCCAGCGCTGGAGCTACGCCGACCTGGCGCGGCAAGTCGACCGCATCGCCCACGTGCTGCGCAGCGACCTGCGCCTGATCCCCGGCAACCGCGTGCTGCTGCGCGGCGCGAATACCCCGATGATGGCGGCCTGCCTGCTCGCCGTGCTGAAAGCCGGCTGCATCGCCGTGCCCACCATGCCGCTGCTGCGCGCGCGCGAACTGTCCACCATCCTCGCCAAGGCGCAAGTGAACGCCGTGTTGTGCGCGCAGGGCTTGCGCGCGGAGCTCGACGCGGTGCCATCCCTGCCGGCCATGCTGTGCTTTGGCGCCGATGACGGGGAGCTGGAACGGCGCATGGCGGCCCACGCTGCGCCGTTTGCCGCGCACGACACGGCGGCCGACGATGTCTGCCTGATCAGCTTTACCTCGGGCACGACGGGCGTGCCCAAAGGCACCATGCACATGCACCGCGATATGCTGGCCATCTGCGACTGCTTTCCCCGCTCCATGCTGCAGGTGCGCGCCGACGATATCTTCATCGGCACGCCCCCGCTGGCGTTTACCTTCGGCCTGGGCGGCCTGCTGCTGTTCCCCCTGCGCTTTGGCGCGGCCACCGTGCTGCTGGAAAAGCTCACGCCCGACGGCCTGCTGCGCGCCATCGGTGCCTATCAAGCCACGATCTGCTTCACGGCGCCCACCTTTTATCGCCAGATGGCACCCCTGGCAGCCAGCCACGACTTGCGCAGCCTGCGCTTGTCCGTGTCGGCCGGCGAAGCGCTGCCGCTGGCCACGCGCGACGCGTGGCAGGCGGCCACCGGGCTGGCCATGACGGACGGCATCGGCGCGACCGAGATGCTGCACATCTTCATTTCCGCCACGGGCGAGGGCATCCGCCGCGGCGCCATCGGCAAGGCCATACCCGGCTACCAGGCGTGCATCGTCGACGATGCGGGCGTGCCGCAGCCGCCCGGCGTGACGGGCCGCCTGGCCGTGAAAGGCCCCACCGGTTGCCGCTACCTGTCCGACCCGCGCCAGCGCGAGTACGTGCAGAATGGCTGGAACCTGACGGGCGACACCTTCGAGATGGATGCGGACGGCTATTTCTATTACCGTTCGCGCAGCGACGACATGATCGTCTCGGCCGGCTACAACATCGCCGGCCCGGAAGTGGAAGAGGCGCTGCTGCGCCACCCGGCCGTGGCCGAATGCGGCGTGGTCGGGCGCGCCGATGCCGAGCGTGGCCAGATCGTCGAGGCGCACGTGGTGCTGAAAGACGGCCGCCAGGCCAGCGATGCGCTGGCGGCCGAATTGCAGGACTTCGTGCGCCAGCAGATCGCCCCGTATAAATATCCGCGCGCCATCCGCTTCCTGCCTTCGCTGCCGCGCACGGAAACGGGCAAGCTGCAGCGCTTCAAACTTCGCACGGACACTCCATGA
- a CDS encoding bifunctional salicylyl-CoA 5-hydroxylase/oxidoreductase yields MNIVCIGGGPAGLYFSLLMKKQNPDHRITVIERNRPYDTFGWGVVFSDQTLGNLANADEPTARAILQAFNHWDDIEIHFKGETVRSGGHGFCGIGRKRLLNILQARCEELGVQLVFETEVRDDQAIAKQYGADLVIASDGLNSRIRTRYAASYQPEVDQRHCRFVWLGTRKKFEAFTFAFRQTPHGWFQAHIYQYDGDTSTFIVETPEHVWRAAGLDSMSQEEGIAFCEALFAEELDGHGLLSNSPHLRGSAQWITFPRIVCRQWVHHQDGVPVVLMGDAAHTAHYSIGSGTKLALEDAIELARCFGQHADSDAALAAYQQLRAIEVLKIQSAARNSMEWFENVERYSAMEAPQFAYSMLTRSQRISHENLRLRDPAYVADYEQWLARRAGEQAGVVLPQEPLPPMLTPFRLRGVLLKNRIAVSPMAQYSAVDGVAGDYHLMHLGARAMGGAGLVFAEMTCVSADARITPACPGMYSEAHTQAWRRIVDFVHANSDAKIALQLGHAGAKGSTRPMWDGIDQPLSEGNWPLISASEQQYLAGVSQTARAATESDLARIEQDFVRATLAAAVAGFDWLELHCAHGYLLSSFISPLTNRRTDEYGGSLENRCRYPLRVFRAMRAAWPQDKPMSVRISAHDWVEGGITPDDAVVIARLFKQAGADLIDCSSGQVSKLEQPVYGRMFQAPFADRVRNEAGIASMAVGSIFEADHANSIIAAGRADLCAVGRPHLANPAWTLTEMARIGYSGAGAAWPKQYRPGQQQLERNLQRERQLAAANTGLTPQQVAARLLEG; encoded by the coding sequence ATGAATATTGTCTGCATCGGCGGCGGTCCCGCCGGCCTGTATTTCAGCCTGCTCATGAAAAAGCAGAATCCGGATCACCGCATCACCGTCATCGAGCGCAACCGCCCGTACGACACGTTTGGCTGGGGCGTCGTGTTTTCCGACCAGACCCTGGGCAACCTGGCCAACGCGGACGAGCCGACTGCGCGCGCCATCCTGCAGGCGTTCAATCACTGGGACGATATCGAGATCCACTTCAAGGGCGAGACCGTGCGCTCGGGCGGCCATGGCTTTTGCGGCATCGGCCGCAAGCGCCTGCTCAATATCCTGCAGGCGCGCTGCGAGGAACTTGGCGTGCAGCTGGTGTTCGAGACGGAAGTGCGGGACGACCAGGCCATCGCGAAGCAGTACGGCGCCGACCTGGTGATCGCCAGCGACGGCTTGAACAGTCGTATCCGCACGCGCTATGCGGCCAGCTACCAGCCCGAAGTCGACCAGCGCCATTGCCGCTTCGTCTGGCTGGGCACGCGCAAGAAATTCGAGGCCTTCACGTTTGCCTTCCGCCAGACGCCGCACGGCTGGTTCCAGGCGCATATCTATCAATACGATGGCGACACTTCCACCTTCATCGTCGAGACGCCCGAACACGTGTGGCGCGCGGCGGGGCTGGACAGCATGAGCCAGGAAGAGGGCATCGCCTTTTGCGAAGCCCTGTTCGCCGAGGAACTCGACGGCCATGGTTTGCTGAGCAATTCGCCGCACTTGCGCGGCTCGGCGCAGTGGATCACCTTCCCCCGCATCGTCTGCCGGCAATGGGTGCATCACCAGGACGGCGTGCCCGTCGTGCTGATGGGCGATGCGGCCCACACGGCCCATTACTCGATCGGCTCGGGCACCAAGCTGGCGCTGGAAGACGCCATCGAGCTGGCGCGCTGCTTCGGCCAGCATGCAGATAGCGATGCTGCGCTGGCCGCCTACCAGCAGCTGCGCGCCATCGAGGTGCTGAAAATCCAGAGCGCGGCGCGCAATTCCATGGAGTGGTTTGAAAACGTCGAGCGCTACAGCGCCATGGAAGCGCCGCAGTTCGCCTATTCCATGCTCACGCGCAGCCAGCGCATTTCGCATGAAAACCTGCGCCTGCGCGACCCTGCGTATGTGGCCGACTATGAACAGTGGCTGGCGCGGCGCGCGGGCGAGCAGGCTGGCGTGGTGTTGCCGCAAGAGCCATTGCCGCCCATGCTCACGCCGTTCCGGCTGCGCGGCGTGCTGCTGAAAAACCGCATCGCCGTCTCGCCCATGGCGCAGTACAGCGCCGTCGATGGCGTGGCGGGCGACTACCATCTGATGCACCTGGGCGCGCGCGCCATGGGCGGCGCGGGCCTCGTGTTTGCCGAGATGACGTGCGTGTCGGCGGACGCGCGCATCACGCCCGCCTGTCCCGGCATGTACAGCGAAGCACACACGCAGGCCTGGCGGCGCATCGTCGATTTCGTGCATGCGAACAGCGATGCGAAGATCGCCCTGCAGCTGGGACACGCGGGCGCGAAAGGCTCGACACGACCCATGTGGGACGGCATCGACCAGCCGCTCAGCGAGGGCAACTGGCCCTTGATCTCGGCCTCGGAACAGCAGTACCTGGCCGGCGTGTCGCAAACGGCGCGCGCGGCCACGGAAAGCGACCTGGCGCGCATCGAGCAGGACTTCGTGCGCGCCACCCTGGCCGCGGCCGTCGCCGGTTTCGACTGGCTGGAACTGCATTGCGCGCATGGCTATCTGCTGTCGAGTTTTATCTCGCCGCTGACCAACCGCCGCACGGACGAATATGGCGGCAGCCTGGAAAACCGCTGCCGCTATCCGCTGCGCGTGTTCCGCGCCATGCGCGCCGCCTGGCCGCAGGACAAGCCGATGAGCGTGCGCATCTCGGCCCACGACTGGGTCGAAGGCGGCATCACGCCCGACGATGCAGTCGTCATCGCGCGCCTGTTCAAGCAGGCCGGCGCCGACCTGATCGACTGTTCCTCGGGCCAGGTGAGTAAACTCGAGCAGCCCGTGTACGGACGCATGTTCCAGGCGCCGTTCGCCGACCGCGTGCGCAACGAGGCGGGCATCGCCAGCATGGCAGTCGGCTCCATCTTCGAAGCGGACCACGCCAACAGCATCATCGCCGCCGGGCGCGCCGACCTGTGCGCCGTGGGCCGCCCGCACCTGGCCAACCCGGCCTGGACGCTGACGGAAATGGCGCGCATCGGCTACAGCGGCGCCGGTGCGGCGTGGCCGAAACAGTACCGGCCGGGCCAGCAGCAGCTGGAGCGCAATCTGCAGCGCGAGCGCCAGCTGGCCGCCGCCAATACGGGCCTCACCCCGCAACAGGTGGCCGCGCGGCTGCTGGAAGGATGA
- a CDS encoding SDR family NAD(P)-dependent oxidoreductase, giving the protein MSKEQLDGALANKHALVTGAGSGIGLACAAALLDAGARVTLAGRDGARLARARMQLEEAGHAGRVAICVLDVAVEASVQAGFAQAAAHFGRIDILINNAGQAHAAPFGKTDAAIWQQMLAVNLTGVFHCCQAAMPAMLEAGWGRIVNVASTAGLKGYRYVSAYVAAKHGVIGLTRALALEVAPRGVTVNAVCPGYTETEMVAQAVQNIVRKTGRGEDAARAELAAGNPQQRLVQPREVADAVAWLCLPASSAMNGQSIAVAGGEVM; this is encoded by the coding sequence ATGAGCAAGGAACAACTGGACGGTGCATTGGCCAACAAGCACGCGCTGGTGACGGGCGCCGGCAGCGGCATCGGCCTGGCCTGCGCGGCCGCCTTGCTGGACGCGGGCGCCAGGGTCACCCTGGCCGGGCGCGATGGCGCGCGGCTGGCGCGCGCGCGCATGCAGCTGGAAGAGGCGGGCCACGCGGGCAGGGTGGCCATCTGCGTGCTCGACGTGGCAGTGGAAGCGTCCGTGCAGGCAGGATTTGCGCAGGCGGCCGCGCATTTCGGCCGCATCGACATCTTGATCAATAACGCGGGCCAGGCGCATGCGGCGCCTTTCGGCAAGACGGATGCCGCCATCTGGCAGCAGATGCTGGCCGTGAACCTGACGGGCGTATTCCACTGCTGCCAAGCGGCCATGCCGGCCATGCTGGAAGCGGGCTGGGGGCGCATCGTCAACGTGGCGTCGACGGCGGGCTTGAAGGGGTATCGCTATGTCAGCGCCTATGTCGCGGCCAAGCATGGCGTCATTGGCCTGACGCGCGCGCTGGCGCTGGAAGTGGCGCCGCGCGGCGTCACCGTCAACGCCGTCTGTCCCGGCTACACGGAAACGGAGATGGTGGCGCAGGCCGTGCAGAACATCGTGCGCAAGACGGGGCGCGGCGAAGACGCGGCGCGCGCGGAACTGGCGGCGGGCAATCCGCAGCAGCGGCTGGTGCAGCCGCGGGAAGTGGCCGATGCGGTGGCGTGGCTATGCCTGCCCGCGTCGTCCGCCATGAATGGACAATCGATCGCCGTCGCCGGCGGCGAAGTCATGTAA
- a CDS encoding MarR family winged helix-turn-helix transcriptional regulator: MDKEPENLRDEPVLDLASRLTQDHHQSLKLWLRMLSCTVKIENEVRTRLRATFGITLPRFDLMAQLERFPDGLRMGELSKRMMVTGGNITGITDQLEQEKLVVRVVDPKDRRSYSVKLTPAGRRAFDEMARVHEGWIAELLHGVTPDDKTQLIDLLSHMKQQLNDTSIKD, encoded by the coding sequence ATGGATAAAGAACCCGAAAATTTGCGCGACGAACCCGTGCTGGACCTGGCCAGCCGGCTGACGCAGGACCATCACCAGTCGCTGAAATTGTGGCTGCGCATGCTCTCGTGTACGGTGAAGATTGAAAACGAGGTGCGCACGCGCTTGCGCGCCACCTTCGGCATCACCTTGCCGCGCTTCGACCTGATGGCGCAGCTCGAGCGCTTTCCCGACGGCTTGCGCATGGGCGAACTGTCCAAGCGCATGATGGTCACGGGAGGCAACATCACGGGCATCACCGACCAGCTGGAGCAGGAAAAGCTGGTGGTGCGCGTGGTCGATCCGAAGGACCGGCGCTCGTACAGCGTCAAGCTGACGCCGGCGGGCCGGCGCGCCTTCGACGAGATGGCGCGCGTGCACGAAGGCTGGATCGCCGAACTGCTGCACGGTGTGACGCCGGATGACAAAACCCAGTTGATCGACCTGCTGTCGCACATGAAACAGCAGCTGAATGACACATCGATAAAGGACTGA
- a CDS encoding enoyl-CoA hydratase family protein, with amino-acid sequence MRHLPGQPQDLPGNRASLAHYVARHFLFAVDAGVATLTLHRPERKNPLTFDSYAELRELFRALAHADDVKAVVITGSGDNFCSGGDVHDIIGPLTKLDMPGLLAFTRMTGDVVKAMRACPQPIIAAIDGICAGAGAMLALASDIRIGTARSKTAFLFTRVGLAGCDMGACALLPRVIGQGRAAELLYTGRSLAGAEAERWGWLNRLVEPEELAEAAQLFAAGLASGPTFAHGMTKKMLQQEWNMGVDEAIEAEAQAQAICMATNDFHRAYHAFVAKEKPQFEGN; translated from the coding sequence ATGCGCCATCTCCCCGGCCAGCCGCAAGACCTGCCAGGCAACCGCGCCAGCCTGGCCCATTACGTGGCGCGGCATTTTCTGTTTGCCGTCGATGCAGGCGTCGCCACCTTGACCCTGCACCGGCCCGAGCGCAAGAATCCGCTCACTTTCGACTCGTATGCGGAATTGCGCGAGCTGTTTCGCGCGCTGGCGCATGCGGACGACGTCAAGGCCGTCGTCATCACGGGCAGCGGCGACAATTTCTGTTCGGGCGGCGACGTGCACGACATCATCGGCCCGCTGACAAAACTCGACATGCCCGGCCTGCTGGCGTTTACCCGCATGACGGGCGACGTGGTGAAAGCCATGCGCGCCTGCCCGCAACCCATCATCGCCGCCATCGACGGCATTTGCGCGGGCGCCGGCGCCATGCTGGCGCTCGCTTCCGATATCCGCATCGGCACGGCGCGCAGCAAGACGGCCTTTTTGTTTACCCGCGTGGGCCTGGCCGGCTGCGACATGGGCGCCTGCGCCTTGCTGCCGCGCGTGATCGGCCAGGGCCGCGCCGCCGAGCTGCTGTACACGGGGCGCTCCCTGGCCGGCGCCGAGGCCGAGCGCTGGGGCTGGCTCAACCGCCTGGTCGAGCCGGAGGAGCTGGCCGAAGCGGCGCAGCTGTTCGCCGCCGGCCTGGCCAGCGGCCCCACGTTCGCGCACGGCATGACGAAAAAAATGCTGCAGCAGGAGTGGAACATGGGCGTCGATGAAGCGATCGAGGCGGAAGCGCAGGCGCAAGCCATTTGCATGGCCACCAACGATTTCCACCGCGCCTATCACGCCTTCGTGGCGAAGGAAAAACCACAATTCGAGGGTAACTGA
- a CDS encoding acyl-CoA dehydrogenase family protein → MRDMSYLDWPFFEAHHAKLESELDAWAMQHLDGAHGADVDAACRALVAQLGQGGWLAHATGTDGKIDTRAICLMRETLARHDGLADFAFAMQGLGSGAIGLFGSLDNKARYLSDVASGKRIAAFALSEPQAGSDVAAMACAARRDGDDYVLDGEKTWISNGGIADFYVVFARTGEAPGARGISAFIVDADNPGLEIAERIAVIAPHPLARLRFANCRVPVSQRLGEAGQGFKVAMATLDVFRTSVAAAALGFARRAFDEALRHATARQMFGQTLADFQLTQAKLAQMATGIDAAALLTYRAAWQRDQGRKVTKEAAMAKLTATETAQQVIDAAVQLFGGMGVVSGHPVERLYREIRALRIYEGASEVQQLIIARELLREAADV, encoded by the coding sequence ATGCGTGACATGAGCTATCTGGATTGGCCATTTTTCGAAGCACATCATGCAAAGCTTGAGTCCGAGCTCGACGCCTGGGCGATGCAGCACCTGGACGGCGCGCACGGCGCCGACGTCGATGCGGCTTGCCGCGCGCTCGTGGCGCAACTGGGGCAGGGCGGCTGGCTTGCGCATGCCACGGGCACCGATGGCAAGATCGATACGCGCGCCATTTGCCTGATGCGCGAAACCCTGGCGCGCCACGACGGCCTGGCCGATTTCGCCTTTGCCATGCAGGGACTCGGTTCGGGCGCCATCGGCCTGTTCGGCAGCTTGGACAACAAGGCGCGCTATCTGTCAGACGTGGCCAGCGGCAAGCGCATTGCCGCCTTTGCCCTGTCCGAGCCGCAGGCCGGCTCCGACGTGGCAGCCATGGCGTGCGCGGCGCGCCGCGACGGCGACGACTACGTGCTCGATGGCGAAAAGACGTGGATCTCGAACGGCGGCATCGCCGACTTTTACGTGGTGTTCGCCCGCACGGGCGAAGCGCCCGGTGCGCGCGGCATCAGCGCCTTCATCGTCGACGCCGACAATCCGGGGCTGGAAATCGCCGAGCGCATCGCCGTCATCGCGCCGCATCCGCTGGCGCGCCTGCGCTTTGCCAATTGCCGCGTGCCCGTGTCGCAGCGCCTGGGCGAGGCGGGGCAGGGCTTCAAGGTGGCGATGGCGACGCTCGACGTGTTCCGCACGTCGGTGGCCGCCGCCGCGCTGGGCTTTGCGCGGCGCGCGTTCGACGAAGCGCTGCGCCATGCGACGGCGCGCCAGATGTTCGGCCAGACCTTGGCGGACTTCCAGCTGACGCAGGCAAAATTGGCGCAGATGGCCACCGGCATCGATGCGGCCGCGCTGCTCACCTACCGCGCCGCCTGGCAGCGCGACCAGGGCCGCAAGGTGACGAAGGAAGCGGCCATGGCCAAGCTGACGGCCACGGAAACGGCGCAGCAGGTGATCGATGCGGCCGTGCAGCTGTTCGGCGGGATGGGCGTCGTCAGTGGTCACCCGGTCGAGCGCCTGTACCGCGAAATTCGCGCCTTGCGCATCTACGAGGGCGCCAGCGAAGTACAGCAATTGATCATCGCGCGCGAATTGCTGCGCGAGGCGGCGGACGTATGA
- a CDS encoding RidA family protein: protein MQVLQPAGWAKPRGYANGIAASGRTVYVSGMIGWDAQGQFHTDDFAGQVRQALQNVVAVLAEAGALPEHIVRMNWYVLDKKEYVAAYPQIGVAYREIIGKHFPAMTAVQVAGLIEDRARVEIEVTAVFPG from the coding sequence ATGCAAGTGCTGCAACCTGCGGGATGGGCCAAGCCGCGCGGCTATGCGAACGGCATCGCCGCCAGCGGACGCACGGTGTACGTCAGCGGCATGATAGGCTGGGATGCGCAGGGGCAGTTCCATACGGACGACTTCGCGGGACAGGTGCGCCAGGCGCTGCAAAACGTCGTCGCCGTGCTGGCCGAGGCGGGCGCCTTGCCCGAGCACATCGTGCGCATGAACTGGTATGTGCTGGACAAGAAGGAATATGTGGCGGCATATCCACAAATCGGCGTTGCCTACAGGGAAATCATCGGCAAGCATTTCCCGGCCATGACGGCGGTGCAGGTGGCGGGACTGATCGAGGACAGAGCGAGAGTTGAGATCGAGGTGACGGCGGTGTTTCCTGGCTGA
- a CDS encoding PEP_CTERM-anchored TLD domain-containing protein — MRNNFKAVRSVVLAVAGMGVCLGAQAGPGMSLLSPSYQTQLETWLGEGHLALTNIYSKAAGDTSLDFHKASDGKGRTFSVMEASNASGQTWLVGGYNPQSWSSTDGMHVTMADSARTGFLFNLTSGLMLPQLKQYFNGDTIGSGQTFNDGDYGPTFGSGHDLYVPRDLTHGGYSSLYTYNRFGLPPGGVSLIDGSVFTNPDITYGAIQVFSISAVPEPGSYGLMLVGLAVMGMLLQRKRRLV, encoded by the coding sequence ATGCGCAATAATTTCAAAGCGGTAAGAAGTGTGGTGCTGGCCGTGGCCGGTATGGGTGTTTGCCTGGGCGCGCAGGCTGGACCCGGTATGTCGCTACTTTCCCCCAGCTATCAGACGCAGCTGGAAACCTGGCTTGGCGAAGGCCATCTGGCGCTGACGAACATTTACAGCAAGGCGGCGGGCGACACTTCGCTCGATTTTCACAAGGCATCCGACGGCAAGGGGCGCACGTTTTCAGTGATGGAGGCAAGCAATGCGTCGGGGCAGACCTGGCTGGTGGGCGGCTACAATCCGCAAAGCTGGAGTTCCACGGACGGCATGCATGTGACGATGGCCGACAGCGCGCGCACGGGTTTCCTGTTCAATCTGACGTCGGGGCTGATGCTGCCGCAATTGAAGCAGTATTTCAACGGCGATACCATCGGTAGCGGCCAGACTTTTAATGACGGCGACTATGGCCCTACCTTCGGCAGCGGGCATGATCTTTACGTGCCGCGGGATCTGACGCATGGCGGTTACTCGTCGTTGTACACCTATAACCGTTTTGGCCTGCCGCCCGGTGGCGTGAGCCTCATCGATGGTTCCGTGTTTACGAATCCTGATATTACTTATGGCGCCATCCAGGTGTTCAGCATCAGTGCCGTACCGGAACCTGGCAGTTATGGTTTGATGCTGGTGGGGCTGGCTGTGATGGGCATGCTCTTGCAGCGCAAGCGCCGCTTGGTTTAA